A single Elusimicrobiota bacterium DNA region contains:
- a CDS encoding PilT/PilU family type 4a pilus ATPase: MAIEIKGLLKLMVQKDISDIHFKADSFPAFRLHGAMVMAANLQKTAPQDIQTMADQLMNEEQRKVFKAEQELDLAYSLEGVSRFRVNVCMQRGSVCLTLRVIPMKLRSFEDLNLPAETMKKLAEQGRGLILFAGITGAGKTTTMNCFLNYINETCPYRVITIEDPIEFYHPDIKSSVVQREVGRDTKSFASALRHVLRQDPDVVVVGEMRDLETMQAALNAAETGHLVLSTVHTMDAVQTMDRIVDTYPAHQHNQVRQQLANTLRGIVAQRLVPSKDGKARFPATEILIGSNMVRGQITEGKSSEIYKVMEGGAYYGMHSFDQDLVRLYQEGKIDQKSVVDNSTSPQDVTIRLQGLSGGAEG, translated from the coding sequence GGCTGCACGGCGCCATGGTCATGGCGGCCAACCTCCAGAAGACCGCTCCCCAGGACATCCAGACCATGGCGGACCAGCTCATGAACGAGGAGCAGAGGAAGGTCTTCAAGGCCGAGCAGGAGCTCGACCTCGCCTACAGCCTCGAGGGGGTCTCGCGCTTCCGGGTCAACGTCTGCATGCAGCGCGGCTCCGTCTGCCTGACCCTGCGCGTCATCCCCATGAAGCTGCGCTCCTTCGAGGATCTCAACCTCCCGGCCGAGACCATGAAGAAGCTGGCTGAACAGGGCCGCGGGCTCATCCTCTTCGCCGGCATCACGGGCGCGGGGAAGACCACGACCATGAACTGCTTCCTCAACTACATCAACGAGACCTGCCCCTACCGCGTCATCACCATCGAGGACCCCATCGAGTTCTACCATCCGGACATCAAGAGCTCCGTCGTCCAGCGCGAGGTCGGGCGCGACACCAAGTCCTTCGCCAGCGCCCTGAGGCACGTCCTGCGCCAGGACCCGGACGTGGTCGTCGTGGGGGAGATGCGCGACCTGGAGACCATGCAGGCCGCCCTCAACGCGGCGGAGACCGGGCACCTCGTGCTCTCCACGGTCCACACCATGGACGCGGTCCAGACCATGGACCGCATCGTCGACACCTACCCCGCGCACCAGCACAACCAGGTCCGCCAGCAGCTGGCCAACACCCTCAGGGGAATCGTGGCCCAGCGCCTGGTCCCATCCAAGGATGGCAAGGCCCGCTTCCCGGCCACGGAGATCCTCATCGGGAGCAATATGGTCCGCGGCCAGATCACGGAGGGCAAGTCTTCCGAGATCTACAAGGTCATGGAGGGCGGCGCCTACTACGGCATGCACTCCTTCGACCAGGACCTCGTCCGCCTCTACCAAGAAGGCAAGATCGACCAGAAGTCGGTCGTTGATAATTCGACCAGCCCTCAAGACGTGACGATCCGGCTCCAAGGCCTGTCCGGCGGCGCGGAGGGCTGA